A single Anomalospiza imberbis isolate Cuckoo-Finch-1a 21T00152 chromosome 15, ASM3175350v1, whole genome shotgun sequence DNA region contains:
- the LOC137482891 gene encoding protocadherin beta-15-like — protein sequence MALARQVLCLSAFLSLPHARAEPIRYSVAEEAESGSLVGKLAEDAGLTPAQLSARRARLVSEDGRQHFRFDRASGRLVVAGRLDREELCGQSATCMLPFELLLSNPLQFFRVEVTLDDINDHSPVFREDRVTFRIPETSEPGSRFPLEAAHDLDIGQNTVQEYNISPKNEYFSVSYGSRITGKNSLLLVLEKPLDREEQEEVGFRVIAVDGGSPPRSGTIQVNIVILDVNDNAPIFTMEEYIGKILENMPEGSVVLTVLATDPDAGLNGDISYQLNEALGQSDSPFVIDPTTGEIKITKPLDFESEDSHELIVRATDGGGLSAICKVLVEVVDVNDNAPELLVSSFSSPLPENTVPGTVVALFAVRDRDSGANGKISCALEDQLFFSLRPAYKNYYELVTVSALDREETPQYVLSVTAADAGSPPLTSTQTFTVDISDVNDNAPVFNQTSYTMYVRENNVPTVFVGAVSAADADVGLNAKVTYSLAPEQGSERPSCSCISVNSENGHVFVLRPLDYEHLRQTEVTVSASDAGSPPLRANVTVRLVVLDENDNAPLVLYPAQDSSPASSELVPVSAEAGYLISKVVAVDADSGQNSWLSYHLLRATDPGLFSVAVQSGEVRLRRPVTERDSVKQKLVVLVRDNGKPPLSATAALSALLLKDFSDARLPHSSPATEDQDGSLTTYLIIALVFVSLLFLISATVFVARKVCRRKELKAGHVLYGADNLQSGLADAAAAGSLPRAYCYEISLTTGSGNSEFKFLKPILPSLPPQHCARGQGPDEEHDLPCVPVSTEDMAPDNAGTLSAGHFNALSFN from the coding sequence atGGCGCTCGCAAGGCAAGTGCTTTGtctctctgctttcctctcGCTGCCGCACGCTCGCGCCGAGCCCATCCGCTACTCCGTAGCCGAGGAGGCGGAAAGCGGCTCCCTGGTGGGCAAGCTGGCGGAGGATGCGGGGCTGACGCCGGCGCAGCTCTCGGCTCGCCGCGCCCGCCTGGTCTCGGAGGACGGCCGGCAGCATTTTCGCTTCGACCGCGCCTCCGGCCGCCTCGTCGTGGCGGGGAGGCTGGACCGGGAGGAGCTGTGCGGCCAGTCCGCCACCTGCATGCTCCCCTTcgagctgctgctctccaaccCCCTGCAGTTCTTTCGGGTCGAGGTGACTCTGGACGATATCAATGACCATTCGCCTGTTTTCCGAGAAGATCGAGTCACTTTTAGGATCCCAGAAACTAGCGAGCCAGGCTCTCGTTTCCCGCTGGAGGCAGCTCACGACCTTGACATTGGCCAGAACACAGTCCAGGAGTACAACATCTCTCCAAAGAATGAGTATTTCAGTGTCTCCTATGGGAGTCGCATTACAGGCAAGAATTCTCTTTTGCTTGTTTTGGAAAAGCCGCTAgacagggaggagcaggaagaggtgGGTTTCAGAGTTATTGCTGTGGATGGGGGCTCTCCTCCCAGAAGCGGGACCATCCAAGTAAACATTGTAATTCTGGATGTAAATGACAATGCTCCCATCTTCACAATGGAGGAGTACATAGGAAAGATTCTGGAGAACATGCCCGAAGGCTCTGTGGTTCTGACTGTGCTGGCAACTGATCCAGATGCAGGACTTAATGGGGACATCTCATATCAACTCAATGAAGCACTGGGTCAGAGCGACTCACCCTTTGTGATTGATCCTACAACTGGTGAAATTAAAATCACAAAACCTCTGGACTTCGAGTCAGAAGACTCTCACGAGCTCATTGTGAGGGCCACAGATGGTGGGGGCCTGTCAGCAATCTGCAAAGTGTTGGTGGAGGTGGTGGATGTGAATGACAatgccccagagctgctggtcaGTTCCTTCAGCAGTCCCCTCCCCGAGAACACGGTGCCCGGCACGGTGGTTGCCCTGTTTGCGGTCAGGGACCGGGATTCCGGTGCCAACGGGAAGATCTCCTGTGCCCTCGAGGATCAGCTCTTCTTCTCCCTGCGGCCAGCCTATAAGAATTACTATGAGTTGGTGACAGTGAGCGCGCTGGACCGCGAGGAGACGCCTCAGTACGTCCTCAGTGTCACGGCAGCAGATGCGGGGTCGCCTCCTCTCACAAGCACCCAGACCTTCACGGTGGACATCTCCGATGTCAATGACAACGCCCCCGTCTTCAACCAGACCTCCTACACCATGTACGTGCGTGAGAACAACGTCCCCACGGTGTTTGTTGGGGCCGTCAGTGCTGCAGATGCTGACGTGGGGCTCAATGCCAAGGTGACCTATTCCCTGGCACCAGAGCAAGGGTCAGAGCGGCCCTCGTGCTCCTGCATCTCTGTGAACTCTGAGAACGGACACGTGTTTGTGCTGCGGCCCCTGGACTACGAGCACTTGAGGCAGACCGAGGTGACGGTCAGTGCCTCTGACGCGGGCTCTCCTCCCCTCAGAGCCAACGTCACCGTCCGCCTGGTCGTGCTGGACGAGAATGACAACGCACCGCTCGTGCTCTAcccagcccaggacagcagCCCAGCGTCCAGTGAGCTGGTGCCCGTGTCGGCTGAGGCGGGCTACCTCATCAGCAAAGTGGTGGCCGTCGATGCCGACTCGGGACAGAACTCCTGGCTCTCCTACCACCTGCTGAGGGCCACCGACCCAGGGCTGTTTTCCGTGGCCGTCCAAAGCGGGGAGGTGCGTCTGAGGAGGCCGGTGACAGAGAGAGACAGCGTGAAGCAGAAGCTGGTTGTCCTGGTCAGAGACAACGGCAAGCCCCCGCTGTCAGCCACGGCAGCTCTGAGCGCTCTCCTGCTCAAGGACTTCTCAGACGCGCGCCTCCCGCACAGCAGCCCGGCCACAGAGGATCAGGACGGCTCCCTGACCACCTATTTAATCATTGCCTTGGTCTTTGTCtcactcctcttcctcatctccGCCACAGTCTTTGTCGCTCGCAAGGTGTGCAGGAGAAAGGAGCTGAAGGCTGGCCACGTGCTTTATGGTGCCGACAACTTGCAGAGCGGCCTGGCCGATGCAGCCGCTGCAGGGAGCCTGCCCCGCGCCTATTGCTACGAGATCAGCCTCACAACGGGCTCGGGCAACAGCGAGTTCAAATTCCTCAAGCccatcctgcccagcctgcccccacagCACTGCGCCAGGGGCCAGGGCCCGGATGAGGAACACGAtctcccctgtgtccctgtcagcACAGAGGACATGGCCCCAGACAATGCTGGCACTCTCTCTGCAGGACACTTCAATGCTCTTTCCTTTAACTAA
- the LOC137483325 gene encoding protocadherin beta-15-like → MALARQVLCLSAFLSLPHARAEPIRYSVAEEAESGSLVGKLAEDAGLTPAQLSARRARLVSEDGRQHFRFDRASGRLVVAGRLDREDLCGQSATCMLPFELLLASPLQFFRVEVTLDDINDHSPVFREDRVTFDIPETSEPGSRFPLEAAQDLDIGQNTVQGYNISPENEYFSVSYGSRSNTDKYVELVLEKPLDREEEAEMGFSVIAVDGGSPPRSGTIEISIIILDVNDNAPKFTQDRYIAMVLENMPEGSVVLTVLATDQDAGINGDITYQLSQTVGQSDSAFVIDPTTGEIKITKPLDFEAAKTHELIVRARDGGGLSAICKVLVEVVDVNDNAPELLVSSFSSPLPENTVPGTVVALFAVRDRDSGANGKISCALEDQLFFSLRPAYKNYYELVTVSALDREETPQYVLSVTAADAGSPPLTSTQTFTVDISDVNDNAPVFNQTSYTMYVRENNVPTVFVGAVSAADADVGLNAKVTYSLAPEQGAERPSCSCISVNSENGHVFVLRPLDYEHLRQTEVTVSASDAGSPPLRANVTVRLVVLDENDNAPLVLYPAQDSSPASSELVPVSAEAGYLISKVVAVDADSGQNSWLSYHLLRATDPGLFSVAVQSGEVRLRRPVTERDSVKQKLVVLVRDNGKPPLSATAALSALLLKDFSDARLPHSSPATEDQDGSLTTYLIIALVFVSLLFLISATVFVARKVCRRKELKAGHVLYGADNLQSGLADAAAAGSLPRAYCYEISLTTGSGNSEFKFLKPILPSLPPQHCARGQGPDEEHDLPCVPVSTEDMAPDNAGTLSAGHFNALSFN, encoded by the coding sequence atGGCGCTCGCAAGGCAAGTGCTTTGtctctctgctttcctctcGCTGCCGCACGCTCGCGCCGAGCCCATCCGCTACTCCGTAGCCGAGGAGGCGGAAAGCGGCTCCCTGGTGGGCAAGCTGGCGGAGGATGCGGGGCTGACGCCGGCGCAGCTCTCGGCTCGCCGCGCCCGCCTGGTCTCGGAGGACGGCCGGCAGCATTTTCGCTTCGACCGCGCCTCCGGCCGCCTCGTCGTGGCGGGGAGGCTGGACCGGGAGGACCTGTGCGGCCAGTCCGCCACCTGCATGCTCCCCTTCGAGCTGCTGCTCGCCAGCCCCCTGCAGTTCTTTCGGGTCGAGGTGACTCTGGACGATATCAATGACCATTCGCCTGTTTTCCGAGAAGATCGAGTCACTTTTGACATCCCAGAAACTAGCGAGCCAGGCTCTCGTTTCCCGCTGGAGGCGGCTCAGGACCTTGATATTGGCCAGAACACAGTCCAGGGGTACAACATCTCTCCCGAGAATGAGTATTTCAGTGTCTCCTATGGGAGTCGGAGTAATACTGACAAATATGTTGAACTTGTTTTGGAAAAGCCGCTAGacagggaggaggaggcagagatgGGTTTCAGTGTTATTGCTGTGGACGGTGGCTCTCCTCCCAGAAGCGGGACCATCGAGATCTCTATTATCATTCTAGATGTAAATGACAATGCTCCGAAATTCACGCAAGATCGTTATATTGCAATGGTTCTGGAGAACATGCCCGAAGGCTCTGTGGTTCTGACTGTGCTGGCAACAGATCAGGATGCAGGAATTAATGGGGACATCACCTATCAACTCAGCCAGACAGTGGGACAGAGTGACTCTGCCTTTGTGATTGATCCCACAACCGGTGAAATTAAAATCACAAAACCTCTGGACTTCGAGGCAGCCAAAACTCACGAGCTGATTGTGAGGGCCAGAGACGGAGGGGGCCTGTCAGCAATCTGCAAAGTGTTGGTGGAGGTGGTGGATGTGAATGACAatgccccagagctgctggtcaGTTCCTTCAGCAGTCCCCTCCCCGAGAACACGGTGCCCGGCACGGTGGTTGCCCTGTTTGCGGTCAGGGACCGGGATTCTGGTGCCAACGGGAAGATCTCCTGTGCCCTCGAGGATCAGCTCTTCTTCTCCCTGCGGCCAGCCTATAAGAATTACTATGAGCTGGTGACAGTGAGCGCGCTGGACCGCGAGGAGACGCCTCAGTACGTCCTCAGTGTCACGGCAGCAGACGCGGGGTCGCCTCCTCTCACAAGCACCCAGACCTTCACGGTGGACATCTCCGATGTCAATGACAACGCCCCTGTCTTCAACCAGACCTCCTACACCATGTACGTGCGTGAGAACAACGTCCCCACGGTGTTTGTTGGGGCCGTCAGTGCTGCAGATGCTGACGTGGGGCTCAATGCCAAGGTGACCTATTCCCTGGCACCAGAGCAAGGGGCAGAGCGGCCCTCGTGCTCCTGCATCTCTGTGAACTCTGAGAACGGACACGTGTTTGTGCTGCGGCCCCTGGACTACGAGCACTTGAGGCAGACCGAGGTGACGGTCAGTGCCTCTGACGCGGGCTCTCCTCCCCTCAGAGCCAACGTCACCGTCCGCCTGGTCGTGCTGGACGAGAATGACAACGCACCGCTCGTGCTCTAcccagcccaggacagcagCCCAGCGTCCAGTGAGCTGGTGCCCGTGTCGGCTGAGGCGGGCTACCTCATCAGCAAAGTGGTGGCCGTCGATGCCGACTCGGGACAGAACTCCTGGCTCTCCTACCACCTGCTGAGGGCCACCGACCCAGGGCTGTTTTCCGTGGCCGTCCAAAGCGGGGAGGTGCGTCTGAGGAGGCCGGTGACAGAGAGAGACAGCGTGAAGCAGAAGCTGGTTGTCCTGGTCAGAGACAACGGCAAGCCCCCGCTGTCAGCCACGGCAGCTCTGAGCGCTCTCCTGCTCAAGGACTTCTCAGACGCGCGCCTCCCGCACAGCAGCCCGGCCACAGAGGATCAGGACGGCTCCCTGACCACCTATTTAATCATTGCCTTGGTCTTTGTCtcactcctcttcctcatctccGCCACAGTCTTTGTCGCTCGCAAGGTGTGCAGGAGAAAGGAGCTGAAGGCTGGCCACGTGCTTTATGGTGCCGACAACTTGCAGAGCGGCCTGGCCGATGCAGCCGCTGCAGGGAGCCTGCCCCGCGCCTATTGCTACGAGATCAGCCTCACAACGGGCTCGGGCAACAGCGAGTTCAAATTCCTCAAGCccatcctgcccagcctgcccccacagCACTGCGCCAGGGGCCAGGGCCCGGATGAGGAACACGAtctcccctgtgtccctgtcagcACAGAGGACATGGCCCCAGACAATGCTGGCACTCTCTCTGCAGGACACTTCAACGCTCTTTCCTTTAACTAA
- the LOC137483326 gene encoding protocadherin beta-15-like, whose amino-acid sequence MALARQVLCLSAFLSLPHARAEPIRYSVAEEAESGSLVGKLAEDAGLTPAQLSARRARLVSEDGRQHFRFDRASGRLVVAGRLDREELCGQSATCMLPFELLLSSPLQFFRVEVTLDDINDHSPVFPEERVTFDILERSDPGTLFPLELAQDLDIGSNSIQAYRISPENEYFTVSYGTRDTGKKYLELVLEKPLDREEHAEMGFSVIAVDGSSPPRSGSTEVKIVILDVNDNAPLFTQEVYIGEVLENMPEGSVVLTVLATDQDAGLNGEISYQFSQTVGQSDSAFVIDPITGEIKLTKPLDFEAANSHELSVRARDGGGLSAICKVLVEVVDVNDNAPELLVSSFSSPLPENTVPGTVVALFAVRDRDSGANGKISCALEDQLFFSLRPAYKNYYELVTVSALDREETPQYVLSVTAADAGSPPLTSTQTFTVDISDVNDNAPVFNQTSYTMYVRENNIPTVFVGAVSAADADVGLNAKVTYSLAPEQGSERPSCSCISVNSENGHVFVLRPLDYEHLRQTEVTVSASDAGSPPLRANVTIRLVVLDENDNAPLVLYPAQDSSPASSELVPVSAEVGYLISKVVAVDADSGQNSWLSYHLLRATDPGLFSVAVQSGEVRLRRPVTERDSVKQKLVVLVRDNGKPPLSATAALSALLLKDFSDVRLPHSSPATEDQDGSLTTYLIISLVFVSLLFLISAAVFVARKVCRRKELKAGHVLYGANNLQSGLADAAAAGSLPRAYCYEISLTTGSGNSEFKFLKPILPSLPPQHCARGQGPDEEHDLPCVPVSTEDMAPDNAGTLSAGHFNALSFN is encoded by the coding sequence atGGCGCTCGCAAGGCAAGTGCTTTGtctctctgctttcctctcGCTGCCGCACGCTCGCGCCGAGCCCATCCGCTACTCCGTAGCCGAGGAGGCGGAAAGCGGCTCCCTGGTGGGCAAGCTGGCGGAGGATGCGGGGCTGACGCCGGCGCAGCTCTCGGCTCGCCGCGCCCGCCTGGTCTCGGAGGACGGCCGGCAGCATTTTCGCTTCGACCGCGCCTCCGGCCGCCTCGTCGTGGCGGGGAGGCTGGACCGGGAGGAGCTGTGCGGCCAGTCCGCCACCTGCATGCTCCCCTTcgagctgctgctctccagcccccTGCAGTTCTTTCGGGTCGAGGTGACTCTGGACGATATCAATGACCATTCGCCCGTCTTCCCCGAGGAACGAGTTACTTTTGACATCCTAGAAAGGAGTGACCCTGGCACTCTCTTCCCACTAGAGTTGGCTCAGGACCTCGATATTGGCAGCAACAGCATCCAGGCATACCGCATCTCACCTGAGAACGAGTATTTTACTGTCTCCTATGGGACTCGCGATACAGGCAAAAAGTATCTTGAACTGGTCCTGGAAAAGCCACTAGACAGAGAGGAGCATGCAGAGATGGGTTTCAGTGTTATTGCTGTGGATGGGAGCTCCCCTCCCAGGAGTGGCAGTACAGAAGTGAAAATTGTCATTCTAGATGTAAATGACAATGCTCCCCTTTTCACACAGGAGGTGTACATAGGAGAGGTTTTAGAAAACATGCCAGAAGGCTCTGTGGTTCTGACTGTCCTGGCAACTGACCAGGATGCAGGACTTAATGGGGAAATTTCCTACCAGTTCAGCCAGACAGTGGGACAGAGTGACTCTGCATTTGTGATTGATCCCATAACTGGTGAAATTAAACTCACAAAACCTCTGGACTTTGAAGCAGCAAACTCTCACGAGCTCAGTGTGAGGGCCAGAGATGGTGGGGGCCTGTCAGCAATCTGCAAAGTGTTGGTGGAGGTGGTGGATGTGAATGACAatgccccagagctgctggtcaGTTCCTTCAGCAGTCCCCTCCCCGAGAACACGGTGCCCGGCACGGTGGTTGCCCTGTTTGCGGTCAGGGACCGGGATTCCGGTGCCAACGGGAAGATCTCCTGTGCCCTCGAGGATCAGCTCTTCTTCTCCCTGCGGCCAGCCTATAAGAATTACTATGAGTTGGTGACAGTGAGCGCGCTGGACCGCGAGGAGACACCTCAGTACGTCCTCAGTGTCACGGCAGCAGATGCGGGGTCGCCTCCTCTCACAAGCACCCAGACCTTCACGGTGGACATCTCCGATGTCAATGACAACGCCCCCGTCTTCAACCAGACCTCCTACACCATGTACGTGCGTGAGAACAACATCCCCACGGTGTTTGTTGGGGCCGTCAGTGCTGCAGATGCTGACGTGGGGCTCAATGCCAAGGTGACCTATTCCCTGGCGCCAGAGCAAGGGTCAGAGCGGCCCTCGTGCTCCTGCATCTCTGTGAACTCTGAGAACGGACACGTGTTTGTGCTGCGGCCCCTGGACTACGAGCACTTGAGGCAGACCGAGGTGACGGTCAGTGCCTCTGACGCGGGCTCTCCTCCCCTCAGAGCCAACGTCACCATCCGCCTGGTCGTGCTGGACGAGAATGACAACGCACCGCTCGTGCTCTAcccagcccaggacagcagCCCAGCGTCCAGTGAGCTGGTGCCCGTGTCGGCTGAGGTGGGCTACCTCATCAGCAAAGTGGTGGCCGTCGATGCCGACTCGGGACAGAACTCCTGGCTCTCCTACCACCTGCTGAGGGCCACCGACCCAGGGCTGTTTTCCGTGGCCGTCCAAAGCGGGGAGGTGCGTCTGAGGAGGCCGGTGACAGAGAGAGACAGCGTGAAGCAGAAGCTGGTTGTCCTGGTCAGAGACAACGGCAAGCCCCCGCTGTCAGCCACGGCAGCTCTGAGCGCTCTCCTGCTCAAGGACTTCTCAGACGTGCGCCTCCCGCACAGCAGCCCGGCCACAGAGGACCAGGACGGCTCCCTGACCACCTATTTGATAATTTCCTTGGTCTTTGTCtcactcctcttcctcatctccGCTGCAGTCTTTGTCGCTCGCAAGGTGTGCAGGAGAAAGGAGCTGAAGGCTGGCCACGTGCTTTATGGTGCCAACAACTTGCAGAGCGGCCTGGCCGATGCAGCCGCTGCAGGGAGCCTGCCCCGCGCCTATTGCTACGAGATCAGCCTCACAACGGGCTCAGGCAACAGTGAGTTCAAATTCCTCAAGCccatcctgcccagcctgcccccacagCACTGCGCCAGGGGCCAGGGCCCGGATGAGGAACACGAtctcccctgtgtccctgtcagcACAGAGGACATGGCCCCAGACAATGCTGGCACTCTCTCTGCAGGACACTTCAACGCTCTTTCCTTTAACTAA
- the LOC137482805 gene encoding protocadherin beta-15-like, with protein sequence MALARQVLCLSAFLSLPHARAEPIRYSVAEEAESGSLVGKLAEDAGLTPAQLSARRARLVSEDGRQHFRFDRASGRLVVAGRLDREDLCGQSATCMLPFELLLSNPLQFFRVEVTLDDINDHSPVFPEERVTFDILETSDPGTHFPLELAQDLDIGSNSIQAYRISPENEYFTVSYGTRDTGKKYLELVLEKPLDREEHAEMGFSVIAVDGSSPPRSGSTEVKIVILDVNDNAPLFTQEVYIGEVLENMPEGSVVLTVLATDQDAGLNGEISYQFSQTVGQSDSAFVIDPTTGEIKLTKPLDFEAANSHELSVRARDGGGLSAICKVLVEVVDVNDNAPELLVSSFSSPLPENTVPGTVVALFAVRDRDSGANGKISCALEDQLFFSLRPAYKNYYELVTVSALDREETPQYVLSVTAADAGSPPLTSTQTFTVDISDVNDNAPVFNQTSYTMYVRENNVPTVFVGAVSAADADVGLNAKVTYSLAPEQGSERPSCSCISVNSENGHVFVLRPLDYEHLRQTEVTVSASDAGSPPLRANVTVRLVVLDENDNAPLVLYPAQDGSPASSELVPVSAEAGYLISKVVAVDADSGQNSWLSYHLLRATDPGLFSVAVQSGEVRLRRPVTERDSVKQKLVVLVRDNGKPPLSATAALSALLLKDFSDVRLPHSSPATEDQDGSLTTYLIIALVFVSLLFLISAAVFVAHKVCRRKELKAGHVLYGADNLQSGLADAAAAGSLPRAYCYEISLTTGSGNSEFKFLKPILPSLPPQHCARGQGPDEEHDLPCVPVSTEDMAPDNAGTLSAGHFNALSFN encoded by the coding sequence atGGCGCTCGCAAGGCAAGTGCTTTGtctctctgctttcctctcGCTGCCGCACGCTCGCGCCGAGCCCATCCGCTACTCCGTAGCCGAGGAGGCGGAAAGCGGCTCCCTGGTGGGCAAGCTGGCGGAGGATGCGGGGCTGACGCCGGCGCAGCTCTCGGCTCGCCGCGCCCGCCTGGTCTCGGAGGACGGCCGGCAGCATTTTCGCTTCGACCGCGCCTCCGGCCGCCTCGTCGTGGCGGGGAGGCTGGACCGGGAGGACCTGTGCGGCCAGTCCGCCACCTGCATGCTCCCCTTcgagctgctgctctccaaccCCCTGCAGTTCTTTCGGGTCGAGGTGACTCTGGACGATATCAATGACCATTCGCCCGTCTTCCCCGAGGAACGAGTTACTTTTGACATCCTCGAAACGAGCGACCCTGGCACTCATTTCCCACTAGAGTTGGCTCAAGACCTCGATATTGGCAGCAACAGCATCCAGGCATACCGCATCTCACCTGAGAACGAGTATTTTACTGTCTCCTATGGGACTCGCGATACAGGCAAGAAGTATCTTGAACTGGTCCTGGAAAAGCCACTAGACAGAGAGGAGCATGCAGAGATGGGTTTCAGTGTTATTGCTGTGGATGGGAGCTCCCCTCCCAGGAGTGGCAGTACAGAAGTGAAAATTGTCATTCTAGATGTAAATGACAATGCTCCCCTTTTCACACAGGAGGTGTACATAGGAGAGGTTTTAGAAAACATGCCAGAAGGCTCTGTGGTTCTGACTGTCCTGGCAACTGACCAGGATGCAGGACTTAATGGGGAAATTTCCTACCAGTTCAGCCAGACAGTGGGACAGAGTGACTCTGCATTTGTGATTGATCCCACAACTGGTGAAATTAAACTCACAAAACCTCTGGACTTTGAAGCAGCAAACTCTCACGAGCTCAGTGTAAGGGCCAGAGATGGTGGGGGCCTGTCAGCAATCTGCAAAGTGTTGGTGGAGGTGGTGGATGTGAATGACAatgccccagagctgctggtcaGTTCCTTCAGCAGTCCCCTCCCCGAGAACACGGTGCCCGGCACGGTGGTTGCCCTGTTTGCAGTCAGGGACCGGGATTCCGGTGCCAACGGGAAGATCTCCTGTGCCCTCGAGGATCAGCTCTTCTTCTCCCTGCGGCCAGCCTATAAGAATTACTATGAGTTGGTGACAGTGAGCGCGCTGGACCGTGAGGAGACGCCTCAGTACGTCCTCAGTGTCACGGCAGCAGACGCGGGGTCGCCTCCTCTCACAAGCACCCAGACCTTCACGGTGGACATCTCCGACGTCAATGACAACGCCCCCGTCTTCAACCAGACCTCCTACACCATGTACGTGCGTGAGAACAACGTCCCCACGGTGTTTGTTGGGGCCGTCAGTGCTGCAGATGCTGACGTGGGGCTCAATGCCAAGGTGACCTATTCCCTGGCGCCAGAGCAAGGGTCAGAGCGGCCCTCGTGCTCCTGCATCTCTGTGAACTCTGAGAACGGACACGTGTTTGTGCTGCGGCCCCTGGACTACGAGCACTTGAGGCAGACCGAGGTGACGGTCAGTGCCTCTGACGCGGGCTCTCCTCCCCTCAGAGCCAACGTCACCGTCCGCCTGGTCGTGCTGGACGAGAATGACAACGCACCGCTCGTGCTCTACCCAGCCCAGGACGGCAGCCCAGCGTCCAGTGAGCTGGTGCCCGTGTCGGCTGAGGCGGGCTACCTCATCAGCAAAGTGGTGGCCGTCGATGCCGACTCGGGACAGAACTCCTGGCTCTCCTACCACCTGCTGAGGGCCACCGACCCAGGGCTGTTTTCCGTGGCCGTCCAAAGCGGGGAGGTGCGTCTGAGGAGGCCGGTGACAGAGAGAGACAGCGTGAAGCAGAAGCTGGTTGTCCTGGTCAGAGACAACGGCAAGCCCCCGCTGTCAGCCACGGCAGCTCTGAGCGCTCTCCTGCTCAAGGACTTCTCAGACGTGCGCCTCCCGCACAGCAGCCCGGCCACAGAGGATCAGGACGGCTCCCTGACCACCTATTTAATCATTGCCTTGGTCTTTGTCtcactcctcttcctcatctccGCCGCAGTCTTTGTCGCTCACAAGGTGTGCAGGAGAAAGGAGCTGAAGGCTGGCCACGTGCTTTATGGTGCCGACAACTTGCAGAGCGGCCTGGCCGATGCAGCCGCTGCAGGGAGCCTGCCCCGCGCCTATTGCTACGAGATCAGCCTCACAACGGGCTCGGGCAACAGCGAGTTCAAATTCCTCAAGCccatcctgcccagcctgcccccacagCACTGCGCCAGGGGCCAGGGCCCGGATGAGGAACACGAtctcccctgtgtccctgtcagcACAGAGGACATGGCCCCAGACAATGCTGGCACTCTCTCTGCAGGACACTTCAACGCTCTTTCCTTTAACTAA